The following nucleotide sequence is from Flavobacterium sp. N1736.
CCAAAACCAATATTTCCGCCGTGTAAAGTATTACCGTTGTTATTACCGGCTAATTGAAATTTTTTATCATTTAAAGTAAAAATTCCTTTATTGATTCTTCCGGCATATCGCCCAACAGTAGTTCCAAAATAAGGAGCGCTTGGCAAATTGTAAGATTGCAGATACGCATCTAAATTGTCGAAACCTAAAACAACATCAACGAGTTTTCCGTTTTCAAGAGGAATTTGTAAGGAAGTAACCGTTGCACCATAATTGATGATCTGTACTTTCATTCCTTTTTCGTTGGATAATTCAAAAGAATAAATCTTCTCTCCATCTGGCATTAAACCAAACAATTTAGCGGAAGATATATCTATTAAATGTGATATGTGTTTTAATTTCATAAAAAAATTACTAAAAATGAAATCCAAAAATAGAAACATTTTAAAATTATACATACCAGTACCTACCAGTTTTTTGTATATTGCCAAAAAATTCTGTTTCCATGAATATAATTTCCATTCAAAACAATCTTGGATTGCCAAAATATAAACAGATTATTCTTTCAATTGAAAAAGCAATCGAAGACGAACAATTGATAAAAGGAGACCGGCTTCCATCTGTAAATAAAGTTTGTCTCGCTTTTAATTTGTCTCGCGATACCGTTTTACAAGGTTATGATGAACTCAAAAAAAGAGGAATTATTTATGCCATTCCGGAAAAGGATATTACGTTAAAAGCGTTGAAATCACTATAAAACAAAAGATTTTTTTACTTTTTGATGAATTAAATATTTTCAAGGAAGATATTTATAATTCGTTTTTAAAGCATATCGGAAAAAATGTTCAGGTCGATATTTTCTTTCATCATTTTAACGTTCAGGTTTTCCAAAAGCTGATAAATGACAGCATCGGAAATTACACAAAATACATTATTATGCCCACAAACTTAATCGATATAGTTTATTCGATAAAAACCCTACCAGTAGGTGACGTAATTATACTCGATCAAACCAATCCTGATTTAAAAATATATCCTGCAATTTATCAAAACCACCAAAAAGATATTTTTGAAGGTTTACAAAAAGGAAAATCCAGATTAAATAAATACAAAAAACTGATTTTGATTTTTCCCGGATTTCGGGAACCACTGGGAATGAAAATTGGGTTCGAAAATTTTTGTGCCGAATATCATTTTGAATCTGAAATAATAACAGAATTTACCAACAGAGAAATTACCGTGGGTGATCTTTATATTATTCCGAATGACCGGGATTTGGTTCGCGTAATCGAAAATGCCAGAAATAAAAACTTGAAACTTGGAGTTGATTTTGGAATTATCTCGTATAATGAAACGCCTCTCAAAAAAATTGTAGCCAACGGAATAACCACAATTTCAACCCATTTTGAAGCGATGGGGAAAATTTTGGCCGAAATGGTTTTAAAAGGAATAAAAGATCAAATAGAAAACAAATCTTCGTTGATCATGCGAAACTCGTTGTAAACACAGATTTTACAAACTGAACAACTATACAAATTCGTGTAAATCCGTAAAATTCGTGTTTAATATCACAGTCAAATCAAGTTTTGTTTAATAAACCTTTAAGCTTTTAATTAAAAAATAATTATTTGTTTTAATAGAATTATTTTACATACATTTGTAAATGTAAATTCTACACTTATTTTTATTAATGTGGATTAAAAAGAAAATAATTTGTTAGTTTTTTAATTAGTAGTTTTATTGAAGGAAAAAAACCCTGAAAGATTGTAGCTTTCAGGGTTTGTTTTTTTATAGAATCGTCACAGATTAAAAGATTAAAATGATTAAAAAAATGTGTGTAAATCCTTTAATCTGTGGGTAAAAACTTTTCGTTATAAATTCAGAATAAAATCGTTCAATAACTTTTCTTCGTATTTTTCTTTGTTGAACGTATATAAATAAGATCCTTTTCTGGAAGACTGCATATCTTTTTCATCTAACTTATTTAGAATTTCCAGAGAATTAATTTTACTGATAAAATTTCGTTTGTCTAATTCTTTGCTCAAAATAGCTTCATATAATTCCAGTAATTGACGCATTGTGAATTTTTCCGGCAGCAATTCAAACCCAATTGGTTTTATCGAAGTTCTGTAACGTAATCTTCTAATGGCGTAATCAACCATTTCGTTATGGTCAAAAATTAAATGCGGCGCTTCGGCAATACTAAACCATTGCGCATTATAATTTTGAATCAATTCAGTATTATGATTTTCAATATTAATCAATGCATAATAAGAAACCGAAATTGTTCTTTCTACCGGGTCACGATCGATTTCACTGTAAGCATATAATTGCTCCATATATATATCATTCAAACCCGTATACGTTTTCAAAATTCTAATGGCAGCATTGTCTAATACTTCATCGCGCTTTAAAAACCCGCCAATTAAAGACCATTTTCCCTTTTCAGGTTCAAAGTCTCTTTGAATGAGAAGGATTTTTAACCCCTCGTGGTCAAATCCAAAAATGATACAATCTACTGCTAATAAAACCTTATCGGCAGAGCTATAACTGTTTAGCATATTTAATAATTTATTGGTAAATATATAAACTTATTAAGTTGTTTCATAATTTATTAATGTATTATGCACACTTATAAAGGTGAATTGACAAATAAAATAAAGTTTTAACAATTAAGAATTGTCTAAAACTAAAATGATTTGTTCTGTTTATTACTCATTTTAATGTTCAAATCAAGGTCAAAGGTAAAAACATTTTTAAAAGAAAATTCGTATAATTATTATTTTTCTTTCAAAAATTTAAACGCGTAATCTATTGTGAAAATAATGATGTTTAAGATTTTGATGTTTTCCTGGCTTATTCTTAAACGATTTTCAATGCTACAAATTGCTATATTTTTAGATTGTTTAAAATGTAATTACGAAATGTGTTTTTTGCAACCAGTTGTTTTGAGAAATTAATTTGTTTTTGAGATCTTTTTTTATTTAAATTTACAAATGTTGAAAAAACACTTATAAAATAACAATTAACCAAAGAAATAGTCTAACCAACTTTATTTAAATAACCACAAAACCTCATGAAAAAACCATTTTTTATATTGTTTGCTATACTATGTATACAAACAATGTCAGCACAAAAAGATCCCACAGTTATAACAATAAAAGACGATGTTTCGTCGCCTATTATCAACAAAAATATTTACGGACATTTTGCAGAGCACTTAGGACGATGTATTTACGGCGGATTTTTTGTTGGCGATACCTCAAAAATTCCAAATACAAACGGAGTGCGAAATGATGTTATTAAAGCACTGAAAGATTTAAAAATTCCAAATTTAAGATGGCCCGGCGGATGTTTTGCAGATACCTATCATTGGAAAGACGGAATTGGACCAAAAGAACAAAGACCAACAATTGTAAACCAATGGTGGGGCGGCGTAACAGAAGATAACAGTTTTGGCACGCACGACTTTTTAAATCTTTGTGAAGTGCTTGGCGCCGAACCTTATTTATCCGGAAATGTGGGAAGCGGAACCGTTCAGGAATTTGCAGATTGGATGCAGTATGCCAATTTTGGAGGTAAAAGCCCTATGAGCGATTTGCGAAAAAAGAACGGAAGAACAGAGCCGTGGAAAGTTAAATTTTGGGGAATTGGAAATGAAGCCTGGGGCTGCGGAGGAAATATGACGGCAGAATATTACGCAGGCGAATATAGAAAGTTTGCCACTTTTATGACGGACTGGAATAATAGCGGCGGCATTAATCGTATTGCATCAGGAGCAAATAGCAGCGATTATAACTGGACAGAAGTTTTAATGAAAAACATTCCGTTAAAAATGCTGGGTGGTATTGGCGTACATCATTATTCTGTAATTGACTGGAATAAAAAAGGTGATGCTGTTAATTTTTCTGAAGAAGAATATTTTAAAACCATGAAGCAGGCTTTAAAAATGGAAGAATTAGTAACAAAACATGCCGCTGTAATGGACAAATACGATCCGGAGAAAAAAGTTGCGATGGTTGTAGACGAATGGGGCGGCTGGTATGATGTAGAAAAAGGAACAAATCCGGGATTTTTATATCAGCAAAATACAATACGAGATGCCGTTTTGGCCGGAGCAACACTAAACATTTTCAACAATCACGCTGATAGAGTTCGAATGGCAAATTTAGCGCAATGTGTAAACGTGCTTCAGGCTGTAATACTTACAGATAAAACAAAAATGATTTTAACGCCAACGTATTATGTCATGCAAATGTACAACGTGCATCAGGATGCAAAATTATTACCGTTGAGTTTTAATTCGCCATTATATACGTTTAAAGATCAAACAATTCCGGCAGTTTCTGCATCGGCATCAAAAGATAAAAATGGTGCAATTCATATTTCGCTGGTAAATATTGACGCAAAAAACAAACACACAATTGAGATTGATACAAAAGATTTAGGTGTTAAAAATTTCACGGCAAATATCATTACTTCATCAAAATTGCAAGATTATAATTCTTTTGAAAATCCAAATAAAATTAGTCCTGTAGCTTTTAAATATTTTGAGAATAAGAAAGGAAAATTAGAAATCAATATACCTCCTTTTTCTGTTTTGGTTTTAGAAGGAAAGTAATTCAAAGGAGAAAAATTCAGATAAAATAGAGTCAGAAAAGCAGTTTGCATACCACAGTTTTTAATCTAAAGATGAAATAATCGCAACATAATAAATGTTATTCATACGTTTATTTTTTGATTTACTCTTAAAAGGCTGTTTCAGTGCAATATCTGCAAAAAATCACTGATGTTTTTTTGTTAAGTGTTTTTTACACACTTATAATATTTATAAGTATATTTGTCACCATTAAAAATAAAATCAGAATGAAAAAATATGTAATAGGATTAGACTACGGAACAGATTCTGTTCGCGCGGTGCTGATTGATACTGAAAATGGACAGGAGTTAGCATCAAATGTTTCTCATTACAAAAGATGGAAAAACAAACAATATTGTGACGCATCGATAAATCAATTTCGCCAGCATCCATTAGACCATATTGAAGGTCTGGAAAGCACGATTCAGAATGTTATAAAAGAAAGTAAAGTTGATGCTTCGCAAGTACGCGGAATTTGTATTGATACAACTGGATCTTCTCCGGTTCCGGTTACGAAAGACGGAATTCCGTTAGCATTAACAAAAGGTTTTGAAGAAAACCCGAATGCGATGATGGTGCTTTGGAAAGATCATACTGCAATAAACGAAGCAAACGAAATCAACGAACTGGCAGTTAGCTGGGGCGGAGAAAACGTAACGAAATATGTAGGGGGAATTTATTCATCGGAATGGTTTTGGGCAAAAATCCTGCACATTGCCAGAGAAGATGAAGCCGTTAGAAATGCAGCTCATACGTGGATGGAGCATTGCGATTTAATGACCTATTTATTGATTGAAGATAAAGATTTAAAATCATTTAAAAGAAGCCGTTGCGCTGCGGGACACAAAGCAATGTGGCACGAAGACTGGAATGGTTTGCCTCCAACAGAATTTTTAGAAAAACTACACCCGTATTTGGCAACGCTTCGCGGAAATTTATATGACGAAACGTATACATCTGATTTAGTTGCCGGAAAATTAAGCCAGGAATGGGCAGATCGTTTAGGACTTTCGACAGAAACAGTTGTAGCTGTAGGAACTTTCGACGCACATTCTGGAGCCGTTGGAGCAAAAATTGGAGAAAACACTTTGGTTCGCGTTATGGGAACTTCAACCTGCGATATTTTGGTGGGTTCTTATGATGAAGTAGGAACGAAAACTATTCGTGGAATTTGCGGACAAGTGGACGGATCTGTAATTCCGGGTTATATTGGTTTAGAAGCCGGACAATCTGCTTTTGGAGATTTATTGGCTTGGTACAAAGAATTATTGCTTTGGCCAACAGATCATTTATTGACTTCTTCAACTGTTTTAAATGACGCTCAAAAAGAACAATTAAGAGAAGAATTCAGCGATAAATTAATTGTTGAATTAACGAAAGAGGCCGAGAAAATTCCAGTTTCAGATAGTCTTCCAATTGCTTTAGACTGGATTAACGGGCGTAGAACTCCGGATGCCAATCAGGAATTAAAAAGCGCGATTTCGAATTTATCATTAGGAACAAAAGCGCCGCATATTTTTAAAGCTTTGGTAAATGCTATTTGCTTTGGAGCGAAAAAAATCGTCGATCGTTTTGAAGAAGAAGGCGTAAAAATTGACAGCGTTATCGGAATTGGCGGCGTTGCTCGTAAATCTCCTTTTATCATGCAGACTTTGGCAAACGTATTAAACAAGCCAATTAAAATTGCAGCCTCAGACCAAACTCCTGCTTTGGGAGCGGCAATTTATGCAGCAGTTGCAGCCGGAATTTATCCAAACGTAATTGAAGCAAGTCAAAAAATAGGAAGTGATTTTGATGGAGAATATTTCCCTCAATTAGACAAAGTAGCAGCATATCACAAATTGTTGTTGGCGTACGATCAATTAAGTGCTTTTGAAGATCCAACTATAAAAACATCACAACATGAGTTCTCTTTATAAAGATTTAAAACAGGAATGTTACGAAGCCAACATGCAGTTAAACGCATTGAATTTGGTTGTATATACTTTTGGAAATGTGAGTGCGGTTGATAGAAAAAATGGTGTTTTTGCTATTAAACCAAGCGGTGTTCCGTATGAAGATTTAAAACCGGAAGATATTGTTATCGTAGATTTTGACAATAATATTATTGAAGGAACAATGCGTCCGTCATCAGACACAAAAACGCATGCTTATTTGTATAAAAACTGGCCAAATATTGGAGGCGTTGCACATACTCACGCCACATATTCGGTTGCCTGGGCGCAATCACAGCATGATATTCCAATTTTTGGAACTACGCATGCCGACCATTTAACGGCTGATATTCCGTGTGCTCCACCAATGGCAGATGCACTTATAGAAGGAAACTACGAACACAATACCGGAATTCAGATTTTGGATTGCTTCAAAGAAAAAAATCTTTCATACGAAGAAGTAGAAATGGTTCTAATTGGAAATCACGGTCCATTTGCATGGGGAAAAAATGCAGCAAAAGCCGTTTATAACAGTAAAGTTCTTGAAGTCGTTGCCGAAATGGCGTATCTGACTTTGCAAATAAACCCAAACGCACCAAGATTAAAAGATTCTTTAATAAATAAACATTACAATCGTAAACACGGAAAAGACTCGTATTACGGACAATAAGGAATTTTAGATTGCAGATTATTGATTTTAGATTTAAGATCAAACGAAAAAACGATTAAACAGTTCAACAAAATAACGATTAAACAATGATAGATATATCTCAAAAAGAAGTATGGTTTGTAGTAGGAAGCCAGGAATTATACGGTGAAGAAACTTTAAGAAAAGTGGCAGAACATTCGCAAATAATTGCGAAAGGATTAGGAGCTTCATCTCAAATTCCGGTAAAAGTGGTTTATAAAGATGTGGTAAAATCACCTTCTCAGATTCTGGATGTATGTTTAGCGGCAAATTCGGCTAAAAACTGTATCGGAATTATAGCCTGGATGCATACTTTTTCTCCGGCAAAAATGTGGATTGGCGGTTTGAGTATCCTGAAAAAACCTTTGTGTCATTTACATACACAATATAATGCTGAAATTCCGTGGGGAACTATCGATATGGATTTCATGAACCTGAATCAGTCTGCACACGGAGATCGCGAATTTGGTTTTATTATGTCAAGAATGCGCAAAAAGCGTAAAGTCGTTGTTGGACATTGGGAAGACGAAAGAGTTCAGAAAAAATTAGGTATCTGGACAAGAGTAGCTCTTGGTTGGGATGAACTTCAAAACTTAAAAGTAGCTCGTATTGGAGATAATATGCGTGAAGTTGCGGTTACGGAAGGTGATAAAGTAGAGGCTCAAATTCGTTTCGGAATGTCGGTTAACGGTTTTGATTCTTCAGATGTTACAAAGTATATCGAGAAAGTTACGGATAAGGAATTGAATGATTTATTAGCAGTTTACGAGGCTTCTTATACTTTAACTGATGCTTTAAAAGAAGGCGGAGCGCAAAGAAGTTCTTTAGCGGAAGCGGCAAAAATTGAATTAGGTTTAAGAGCTTTTCTTGAAGAAGGAGGTTTTGGAGCTTTTACAGATACGTTTGAAAATCTTGGTGTTTGGAAACAATTACCTGGAATTGCAACACAAAGATTAATGGCTGATGGTTATGGTTTTGGTGGCGAAGGCGACTGGAAAACAGCAGCAATGGTTCGTGCATTAAAAGTGATGAATGTGGGTCTTGAAGGAGGAACTTCTTTCATGGAAGATTATACGTATCATTTTACACCACAAAAATCGTATGTTTTAGGATCACATATGTTAGAAATTTGCCCGTCTATTGCAGATGGAAAACCTTCTTGCGAAGTACATCCTTTAGGAATTGGAGGAAAAGAAGATCCTGCTCGTTTGGTATTTAATTCACCTGCGGGAGATGCA
It contains:
- a CDS encoding L-ribulose-5-phosphate 4-epimerase, translated to MSSLYKDLKQECYEANMQLNALNLVVYTFGNVSAVDRKNGVFAIKPSGVPYEDLKPEDIVIVDFDNNIIEGTMRPSSDTKTHAYLYKNWPNIGGVAHTHATYSVAWAQSQHDIPIFGTTHADHLTADIPCAPPMADALIEGNYEHNTGIQILDCFKEKNLSYEEVEMVLIGNHGPFAWGKNAAKAVYNSKVLEVVAEMAYLTLQINPNAPRLKDSLINKHYNRKHGKDSYYGQ
- the araA gene encoding L-arabinose isomerase; this encodes MIDISQKEVWFVVGSQELYGEETLRKVAEHSQIIAKGLGASSQIPVKVVYKDVVKSPSQILDVCLAANSAKNCIGIIAWMHTFSPAKMWIGGLSILKKPLCHLHTQYNAEIPWGTIDMDFMNLNQSAHGDREFGFIMSRMRKKRKVVVGHWEDERVQKKLGIWTRVALGWDELQNLKVARIGDNMREVAVTEGDKVEAQIRFGMSVNGFDSSDVTKYIEKVTDKELNDLLAVYEASYTLTDALKEGGAQRSSLAEAAKIELGLRAFLEEGGFGAFTDTFENLGVWKQLPGIATQRLMADGYGFGGEGDWKTAAMVRALKVMNVGLEGGTSFMEDYTYHFTPQKSYVLGSHMLEICPSIADGKPSCEVHPLGIGGKEDPARLVFNSPAGDAINVSLVDMGTRFRLIVNEVEAIKPMAELPKLPVARVLWDCKPNLDIAATAWILAGGAHHTVYSQSITTEYMEDFADIAGIELLVIDEKTTVRDFKDKINANEAYYHLFQHGL
- a CDS encoding ribulokinase, whose translation is MKKYVIGLDYGTDSVRAVLIDTENGQELASNVSHYKRWKNKQYCDASINQFRQHPLDHIEGLESTIQNVIKESKVDASQVRGICIDTTGSSPVPVTKDGIPLALTKGFEENPNAMMVLWKDHTAINEANEINELAVSWGGENVTKYVGGIYSSEWFWAKILHIAREDEAVRNAAHTWMEHCDLMTYLLIEDKDLKSFKRSRCAAGHKAMWHEDWNGLPPTEFLEKLHPYLATLRGNLYDETYTSDLVAGKLSQEWADRLGLSTETVVAVGTFDAHSGAVGAKIGENTLVRVMGTSTCDILVGSYDEVGTKTIRGICGQVDGSVIPGYIGLEAGQSAFGDLLAWYKELLLWPTDHLLTSSTVLNDAQKEQLREEFSDKLIVELTKEAEKIPVSDSLPIALDWINGRRTPDANQELKSAISNLSLGTKAPHIFKALVNAICFGAKKIVDRFEEEGVKIDSVIGIGGVARKSPFIMQTLANVLNKPIKIAASDQTPALGAAIYAAVAAGIYPNVIEASQKIGSDFDGEYFPQLDKVAAYHKLLLAYDQLSAFEDPTIKTSQHEFSL
- a CDS encoding alpha-N-arabinofuranosidase; translation: MKKPFFILFAILCIQTMSAQKDPTVITIKDDVSSPIINKNIYGHFAEHLGRCIYGGFFVGDTSKIPNTNGVRNDVIKALKDLKIPNLRWPGGCFADTYHWKDGIGPKEQRPTIVNQWWGGVTEDNSFGTHDFLNLCEVLGAEPYLSGNVGSGTVQEFADWMQYANFGGKSPMSDLRKKNGRTEPWKVKFWGIGNEAWGCGGNMTAEYYAGEYRKFATFMTDWNNSGGINRIASGANSSDYNWTEVLMKNIPLKMLGGIGVHHYSVIDWNKKGDAVNFSEEEYFKTMKQALKMEELVTKHAAVMDKYDPEKKVAMVVDEWGGWYDVEKGTNPGFLYQQNTIRDAVLAGATLNIFNNHADRVRMANLAQCVNVLQAVILTDKTKMILTPTYYVMQMYNVHQDAKLLPLSFNSPLYTFKDQTIPAVSASASKDKNGAIHISLVNIDAKNKHTIEIDTKDLGVKNFTANIITSSKLQDYNSFENPNKISPVAFKYFENKKGKLEINIPPFSVLVLEGK
- a CDS encoding NUDIX hydrolase; translated protein: MLNSYSSADKVLLAVDCIIFGFDHEGLKILLIQRDFEPEKGKWSLIGGFLKRDEVLDNAAIRILKTYTGLNDIYMEQLYAYSEIDRDPVERTISVSYYALINIENHNTELIQNYNAQWFSIAEAPHLIFDHNEMVDYAIRRLRYRTSIKPIGFELLPEKFTMRQLLELYEAILSKELDKRNFISKINSLEILNKLDEKDMQSSRKGSYLYTFNKEKYEEKLLNDFILNL